DNA from Nitrospirota bacterium:
ATTAACAAGGAAGGGAGGCTTGCAAAAAAACTCACCGACGATTTTGGCAGTTATGAACTGTGGGAAAAGGACTTCAAGGCAACAGGAACAATGAGAGGCATTGGTTGGGTTATTCTTTATCAGGACATTACAAATGGAAAACTCATCAACTTCTGGATAAATGAGCATGATGTCTCACACCCAGCAGGGTGTAACCCAATATTGATAATGGATGTCTTTGAACATGCCTTTATGCTTGATTATGGACTCAAGAGAGCTGATTACATAGAGGTATTCTTTAAGAACATAGATTGGAGGGAAGTAGAAGCGAGAGTTAAATAATATTAACTGGAAAAGAGAGGTATCAGTAATGACTGCTATTGAGATAGCTATCAGTATGGAAAAAGATGCAATAAATTTCTATAGTGAAGCGGCTGAGAAGACAAAACATCCTGTTGGCAAGAAGATGTTTCTGACAATAACAGAAGATGAAAAAAGGCATCTCGAGATGCTCTCACAAATATTCAAGGGAGTTAATATAGAGACGAGGGATGTCAGCCCAATGAAGAATATCAAGACAGTCTTTGAATCAATGAAGGATGAGATGATGCAGAGGGTTGAGGCAACCACAGATGAGCTTGAGGCATTTAAGATCGCAATGCAAATGGAAAAAGAAGGGATTGAATTTTATAAAAAGACGATGTCAGAGGCAGACACAGAAAAAGAGAAATCTCTATTCGAGAAACTTGTTAAAGAGGAAGAGCAGCATTATAACATCTTTGCAAATACATATTTTTATCTCTCAAACACTGGGAGCTGGTTTATGTGGGAAGAGCATAGCATTGTTGACGGAGGCACTCCGTGGGCATAATTATCAACTTTAGAGTGCAGAGAAAAAATTAAGGGAGAACAGTTTGGTCGGGGCGACCCGATTTGAACGGGCGACCACCCGCACCCCAAGCGGGTGAAAATCATTTATTAAAGCCAATCTATGAGTTATATGGGACTATTTTGGGAGTTAAATTTCCTCTTCGTTAGATTTAACCAAGATATCCTTCCTTGAAGATAAGAAAGGTAATATTTACAAGCCATTAAGATGGGAAGGTTCTCCTCCTGGAGGTCATCATAGATTTGGCATATTGAGATTCCCAAAAGTTAATGAAAAAACTAAGCTTATAAAACTAATAATACTAATAATAAAAAAATGTCTATGCTGTTCCTGAAAGGGTTTTTAAATGAGAGTTATAGACGATATTGAAAATTCTGGTGAGCCGTGGAGGATTCGAACCTCCGACCCACTGATTAAGAGGTATTTTAAAGGGACTTTACAAGTGTTTGAAAATACCTCTTTATTCCTCCCAAGCCCCGGGGTTTAACAACCGTGCAAGCCTCGCACAAGCCCCTAATTCGAAATTTGAAAGTATACCACATTTTAAGGACAGATGAACGAAGCTTAGTTTCGCTAAACATTCCTTCCAGGCTGTAAAGTTAGTTTAAAGAAATGGATACAGAGGTACTTAGTCCCATTGGAGGATGAGTGATGAAACCTTGACATCAAATGGTTTCAATGTTTCTGTGAGTCGTTTTATCCCTTCTTCCACATCTGGAGGCCACCTTTCTCCTTCTGCAGCAAGTACCACTTCATCGGGTAACAAATCTTCTGCAACTACTCTGAGCTTATCAAGGTCATCAGGCTTAAATCCATGTGGATCAGATTTTACTTCACCAATGAGAAACTTACCATCACGGATTACCACAAGATCGAGATCAGTAAACGGATTCTGTTGACCCTCTTCAAATATATCTTGGGAAGGGAGGAATAAAAACATGCCGGATAAAAATTGCTGAAGGTTATATAGAGCATGGAGCACCGCAAGCATCCCATGCTTGCATAGTGCGTTGCGTACAAGATTGTTTAGCCGAAATGACCACGCAGGCGAAGGAGGGAGGGAGAATCGGAATAGGCATCCATCGCACCGCATTTCTGAGCCTATATCGTCTACGACATACCACTGACGTGTGCCACAATGCGGACAGCGCAACTCGACCCCCTGCAAGAATACTCTTCGTTCAAGAAGATACAACAATTCTGACTCTTTTAATTCATCAAAAATGCTGGATACTTCTCTGTAAAAGCTATAATACTCGTGCCTCTTTTCCTCATCCATAAAGTATTCAAGTATAGTCTCAACAGCCTTATCCTGAGATTTACCTTTTATGAGAGAAAGATAATCCTCCTTTGCTTTTCCCATTAATTCTGTGAATCTGCCTTTCAAAATCTCTAAATCATGCACAACTCCTTCTATATCAGATGAATCAAAGGCAAGGGCTTTTTCAAGATTATCGAAGATACCAACAAAGTCCAGAACAAAACCTGAGGGCTTCTTCCTCCCTTCTTCATCCTCATACGGTCTATTCACTCTTGCAATTGCCTGTAACAGGGCATGGTCACGCATTGGCTTGTCAAGATACATGCAGTATAAAATAGGGGCATCAAAGCCTGTCAGGAGCTTTTCTGTTACTATGAGGATTTTGGGTTGTGCATCAGGCTTTTTGAATGCCTTCCTTATTCTCTTTTCTTCTTTCTCAGAAAGATGATGCCTTGATAGTTCAGGTGAATCATTAAATCCCGGGCTTATTACTACCTGTGAGTATTCTTTGGGAAGATGTTTATCAAGGAGGTCTTTGTAAATCACACATGCCTCTCTGTCTACAGCAACAAGGAACGCTTTGTATCCCATTAGCTCTATGTAGGTCTTGAAGTGGTTAGCAACATATTTTGCAATTTTCGCCATCCGTTCCCTGTTCTTGAGCATGTTTCGGAGATTGACAGCCCTCTCAAGAACTTTATTTAACTCCTCTATGTCACTTATCCCTTCTGCCTCAGCAAGTTCAAGGAATTCCCTGTTTAAGACCTCTTTATCAACTCTTAGTTCATTTGGTGCAAGGGTACAGTGGAGGGGCACGGTTGTTCCATCCTCAATGGATTCTGCTATGCTGTATTTATCAAGGTAACCTTGGGGTGGGTCGTCTATTCCAAATGTTATAAATGTTCCACTGCCATGTGCTGTCTTGTCTATGGGTGTTCCAGTAAATCCTATATAGGTAGCATTAGGCAATGCCCCCATAAGATAATTCCCCAGTTCTCCTCCTGTTGTCCTGTGGGCTTCATCAACCAATACAAAGATATTCTTTATATTAGGCTCCATCCCTTCAAACTTGTGAATCATTGATACAATCAAGCCTCTCTTATCTTCCTTTAAGGCTTTCCTCAGGTTTTCTTTGCTTGTTATCTCTACCTCTTCCTGCTTAAACCCCACAGATGTGAGGTTTCCGAATAATTGAGATTCAAGTTCGTTCCTATCCACGAGCATAATCACAGTAGGGTTTTCAAATAAAGGATTTTCCAAAATCTTTTTTGCAGATACAATCATTGTATATGTCTTGCCTGAACCCTGTGTATGCCATATTAAGCCTCTATTTTTAGTTGAATCCTGAGAACGCTCTAAGAGCTTCTCAACAGACCTCATCTGATGAGGTCTTAAGACAACCTTCTTAAGTTCATCATCCTGTCTTGTGAAGAGGATAAAATCATTAACAACCTTTATAACCCTCTCTTTATCAAAAAAGGATTTGACCAGCTCCTCAAAATTCCCTTCTTGCTCCTCTTTCCAGTTAAAAAGCCCTTTCCTTGTTGTATTCCATGTTGCACCATAGTAATAACGAATTAGATGGCTTAATGAATAAACCTGAAGAATTGCCATTATCTCAGGGCATTCACGATGGTATCTCCTTATCTGATCAAGGGATTCAGCTATACCATCAACCTTATGGGCTGCCTTTGTTTCAACTATAAATAAAGGAAAACCATTGATAAGAAAAACCACATCAGCCCTGATTGTATTTTTCCCATTAGTAAAAGTGAATTCATCAGTGACATGGAAGGTGTTGTTTTTAATATCATCTGTATCAAGAAATCTAATATCCCGCTCTCTTTTTTCTTTAGGCACATAAATCTGCTTTATGCCCTTCAGATATTCCCATGCTAAAAGATTGCCTTCTATATTTGGAGGGATTGCGGAAAGCCTTTTTATTACTTCCTCAGCGAGCTCATGATTTATAAATTCATTCAACTTCTGCATCTGAAAAATAAAGGTCTCTTTAAAAACAAATCCTGTCTCTCCACCTCTCAGCCTCAAGGCATCCTCGGTGCTTATGTAATACCAGCCTATTTCAGTAGTGTATTGTATGAGAGGATTTTGAACCGCAGTTCTTTCACCGCCGAGTAAACTCATACTTAAATCTCCAGATTGTTAACCCTTATTTTACCTGTCATCAACTGCGAAAGCAAAGACCTAAAGAGGCTCTCCATCGCCCTCTTCTTATTCTTCTCTGCCTGAATCTTTTCATCTATGGCTATAAGAATTTGGGCGATTTGGTGTTATTCGGGGAGAGGAGGAAGGGGGATTTTTTGATTCTTAACATCTGAATCTGTAACTGCCGGATAACTTGCTCCCCTTTGAACCTTACCAAGCTCTTCTATGAAAAAGTCTCTTGATACAATATAGTAAATATAACGTGGAATCGTTCCTTTTTCATTAGCTCTTAAAACGCAAAATGCGGTTGAACATATTTGACCATTAAAACATTCATCAATCAAAGCTAATCTTTTTAGAGTAGGTCTTACAGTTGCAAAGATAACATCTCCTGTTTCTATTAGCTTTCTTGCTCTGCTCGGAGCATCTTTACCTAAAAATAATTTGTATTCTGAAATGGTTAATATTTCTCTACTAATCCCAGATATATATTTGAATTTCCATTTAGGGGTATTCTCAGGATTTGTTTGCTTTGTTTTCTTTACAACCTCTCCCAACTTTACCACTTCCCAATGCTCTGGTATCAGCCCTATTTCCGTCTCTTTTAATGGCACTTTCTCAACTTCTTCAACAGGCACAGGCCCATAGGTAAATAGATGCTTCATCATGGCTTTCTTAAGTTCCCTTGTTGCCCTTATAACATTTTCTGTCTTCTCTTTTGCCTCCTGCACAGCAGAGAGCACAGAGGCGATTTTTTGTTGTTCAGGGAGAAGAGGATAAGCAAATTCATAGTTCTCTAAATCTGCTTTCTGTAAACTCGGCAATGTGGTTTTTGCGTGCTCACCAGATAATTTATTTAGAGACATCCAATAGTAAAGAAACTTCAAGTTGGGTTTTTCATTATTGAAAACAAGAAAGAAAGTTGTGTCAGTAGGGTAAGACGGTATAAGAAAGAGGTGAATGCTTCCTGCAGTGCCCTTTCTTCCAACTATGATTGTAGGTTCCTCAATTAACGGTTTTTCTACCCACCCAAAAATTCCACTTGAACCTACAAGCGGTACTTGCCCCTGAGTATGTGGGTTTGCTTTTCCATATTTTATTTCAGCCACATCTTTGATAGCTCTTACTTCCCAATCTTCTGGCATCAGACCGAGTTCGGTCATTTTGAAACCTTCAACAGCTTCTTCCACTATAGTCATATCTCAAACCCCATCTTATTAAGAATGTCCCCTTAATTGTCATTCCTGCCCCTGCCTTCGCAGGGGTAAACTCCAGCAGGAATCCAGAAAAACTAAATAACTGGATTCCGTGTCAAGCACGGAATGACAAAAAGAGCCTCAACTACCCTTCAAGATACTCTTTTAAACTCATAATTTTTATCCACTCAAATTCTCTAAGTCTAAGCATCTCTTTATCGCCTGTTACAATCACATCAGCTTTCCCTGTTACTGCACACTCAAGTATCCTGTTATCTGGGGCATCTTTAAAGATGTTGATTTTTCTGACTGGCTTTACAACCCTGGCAATATCTGAAAGGTAAAGGGCAGTACGGCTGATAGTTTCTCTATCACGGCTGAATTTGGCAGAAAGCACTGTTAATACTTCATCAATGATTTCTTTGGAGATTATCAGCAAGTCACTGCCTTCTATAACCTTTAGAACAGCTTTCTCAGCCTGGCTGTTTGGAATAACAAAGGCAGAGACATAGATATTCGTATCAAATACTACCTTCACTTTTTAAGGTATCTCTTAAGGTCTTTTTCAGTAAGAACTCCCTTTTCTTTTGCCTTTCGGCTCCAGTAATCCTGAATTTGATAAAATTCACCTTTTAATCTCTCTCGTTTT
Protein-coding regions in this window:
- a CDS encoding Fe-Mn family superoxide dismutase, translated to MAYTAKDYSKLIGMEGFSETLLKNHFTLYRGYVTNTNKVMDALDQMLKEGKTGTPEFAELKRRLGWEFNGMRLHEYYFENLGGKGGINKEGRLAKKLTDDFGSYELWEKDFKATGTMRGIGWVILYQDITNGKLINFWINEHDVSHPAGCNPILIMDVFEHAFMLDYGLKRADYIEVFFKNIDWREVEARVK
- a CDS encoding ferritin family protein → MTAIEIAISMEKDAINFYSEAAEKTKHPVGKKMFLTITEDEKRHLEMLSQIFKGVNIETRDVSPMKNIKTVFESMKDEMMQRVEATTDELEAFKIAMQMEKEGIEFYKKTMSEADTEKEKSLFEKLVKEEEQHYNIFANTYFYLSNTGSWFMWEEHSIVDGGTPWA
- a CDS encoding HsdR family type I site-specific deoxyribonuclease, whose product is MSLLGGERTAVQNPLIQYTTEIGWYYISTEDALRLRGGETGFVFKETFIFQMQKLNEFINHELAEEVIKRLSAIPPNIEGNLLAWEYLKGIKQIYVPKEKRERDIRFLDTDDIKNNTFHVTDEFTFTNGKNTIRADVVFLINGFPLFIVETKAAHKVDGIAESLDQIRRYHRECPEIMAILQVYSLSHLIRYYYGATWNTTRKGLFNWKEEQEGNFEELVKSFFDKERVIKVVNDFILFTRQDDELKKVVLRPHQMRSVEKLLERSQDSTKNRGLIWHTQGSGKTYTMIVSAKKILENPLFENPTVIMLVDRNELESQLFGNLTSVGFKQEEVEITSKENLRKALKEDKRGLIVSMIHKFEGMEPNIKNIFVLVDEAHRTTGGELGNYLMGALPNATYIGFTGTPIDKTAHGSGTFITFGIDDPPQGYLDKYSIAESIEDGTTVPLHCTLAPNELRVDKEVLNREFLELAEAEGISDIEELNKVLERAVNLRNMLKNRERMAKIAKYVANHFKTYIELMGYKAFLVAVDREACVIYKDLLDKHLPKEYSQVVISPGFNDSPELSRHHLSEKEEKRIRKAFKKPDAQPKILIVTEKLLTGFDAPILYCMYLDKPMRDHALLQAIARVNRPYEDEEGRKKPSGFVLDFVGIFDNLEKALAFDSSDIEGVVHDLEILKGRFTELMGKAKEDYLSLIKGKSQDKAVETILEYFMDEEKRHEYYSFYREVSSIFDELKESELLYLLERRVFLQGVELRCPHCGTRQWYVVDDIGSEMRCDGCLFRFSLPPSPAWSFRLNNLVRNALCKHGMLAVLHALYNLQQFLSGMFLFLPSQDIFEEGQQNPFTDLDLVVIRDGKFLIGEVKSDPHGFKPDDLDKLRVVAEDLLPDEVVLAAEGERWPPDVEEGIKRLTETLKPFDVKVSSLILQWD
- a CDS encoding restriction endonuclease subunit S; amino-acid sequence: MTIVEEAVEGFKMTELGLMPEDWEVRAIKDVAEIKYGKANPHTQGQVPLVGSSGIFGWVEKPLIEEPTIIVGRKGTAGSIHLFLIPSYPTDTTFFLVFNNEKPNLKFLYYWMSLNKLSGEHAKTTLPSLQKADLENYEFAYPLLPEQQKIASVLSAVQEAKEKTENVIRATRELKKAMMKHLFTYGPVPVEEVEKVPLKETEIGLIPEHWEVVKLGEVVKKTKQTNPENTPKWKFKYISGISREILTISEYKLFLGKDAPSRARKLIETGDVIFATVRPTLKRLALIDECFNGQICSTAFCVLRANEKGTIPRYIYYIVSRDFFIEELGKVQRGASYPAVTDSDVKNQKIPLPPLPE
- a CDS encoding putative toxin-antitoxin system toxin component, PIN family; the encoded protein is MKVVFDTNIYVSAFVIPNSQAEKAVLKVIEGSDLLIISKEIIDEVLTVLSAKFSRDRETISRTALYLSDIARVVKPVRKINIFKDAPDNRILECAVTGKADVIVTGDKEMLRLREFEWIKIMSLKEYLEG